The stretch of DNA TTCTAAGGATGGAACAGCGAAGACAAGTCCAAATCCATCAACGGGAATCAAAACAAAAGGCAGGGAAGGAGAAGAGGAATAAAGGAGAGGGAGAAAGGAAAAGATTAGCATGTGGGATGACATAAGAGGGCAACAGGTTTAGGGGTTGAGAGGTAGGCAATACCATTCATGTTCTGGATGAAGCTAAAAATCTTGAGTTGGAATGTGCGGGGGTTGAATGAGGATTGGAAAAAAAGCACCACTAAATCTCTCATTCAGAAATGGAGAGTGGATATTGTGTGTTTGCAGGAGACTAAGGTAGAAGACTGCTTTACTAGAATTATTCAACAATTATGGGGGAATAGATGGGTTGATTGGGTGGAGTTAAAAGCTAGTGGTACCAAGGGAGGGATTGTGGTGATTTGGGACAAAAGAAAGTGGGTCAAATTAGATGCACACCGGGGGTCTTATTCCATCTCTTGTATGTTAGAAAGCACCGCCGAAGCATTCAGATGGTGATTCACAGGAATTTATGGACCACACAACAATCCAGAGAGAGAAGTAATGTGGAGTGAGATTGCAGGAATAAGGGGACTTTGGGAAGATCACTGGGTAGTGGGAGGTGATTTCAACGTCGTTAGGTTTGAGAGTGAGAAGCTGAACTGTACCAGTAGATCAAAGGCAATGAAATTATTCTCTGAAATTATTCAGGACCTAGATGTTATTGATTTACCCTTACATGGGGCTCAATATACCTGGTCTAAGGGAGATAACTGTTTGCAGGCCTCGAGAATTGACAGATTCCTTATCTCCAACGAGTGGAATGACTCTTTTAATGATGTGAGACAGATTGCCTTGCCTAAGGTGATATCAGATCATAGACCAATTATTTTGGAGAGTGGTGACTGGGATGCAACCCCTTccttctttaagtttgaaaacatgtgGCTTCAATCAGAAGAATTTCTAGGCAAACTAAAGAGTTGGTGGCAGAATTACACATTCACTGGTAGAGCTGATTTTATCCTTATACAAAAGCTAAAAAGCCTAAAGAAGGATATCACTACCTGGAACAGGGAAGAGTTTGGGAAGGTGAAAACAAGGAAAAACAGGGCACTAGAACAGGTTGCAGAAGACAGACAATTGACTTTATCTGAGGCGAATCAAATGGTCAGTATAAGGATAGAATTGTAGCAATTAGCCAAAGCAGAAGAAATTTCATGGAGGCAAAAATCAAGGTGTCTTTGGCTCAAGGAAGGAGACAGAAACACCAAATACTTCCAGAAGATTGCCAACTCTCATAGAAGAAGCAATTGCATAAATAAACTCATGATCGGGGATGAGATCATAGAAGATAGGGAGCAGATAAAGCAGGAGacattggatttttatgaaaacttGTACACCGAGCAGGAAAGTTGGAGGCCATCTGCTAATTTTGAAGAAATTGCAACCATTACAGAAGAAGAAAATGAGGGGTTGGAGGCACCTTTCAATGAAGAGGAGGTTCTTGCAGCAATCAACTCTAGTGCTCCCGACAAAGCACCAGGACCCGACGGGTACACAATGGCTTTCTACCAGCACTCATGGGAGTTCATTAAACATGACATACTTGCAACCATGAGTTACTATCACCAGCATTGTTGGATGGTTAGGTCTTGTAATGCATCTTTCATTGCGCTCATTCCTAAAAAGAAAGGGGAAATAGAGTTAAGGAACTACATACCAATTAGTCTAATTGGCGGTGTGTACAAGATCATAGCTAAAATCCTAGCAGAAAGGTTGAAGAAAGTAATGGGAAAATTGGTCTCAAATCAACAGAATGCATTCATACAAGAAAGGCAGATTACAGACGCTTCACTAATAGCAAACGAGGTCCTTGATTGGCAGTTAAAGCAAGGGGATGCAGGGATCCTATGTAAGCTGGACATAGAAAAAGCCTTTGATCAACTAAATTGGACCTACCTCATTTCCATTCTCGGGCAAATGGGATTTGGGGAAAGATGGTTAAAATGGATCAAGTTCAATATCTCCACTGTGAAGTACTCCATTCTAATCAATAGGAGCCCAGTCGGTTTTTTTTCTCCATAGAGGGGATTG from Nicotiana tomentosiformis chromosome 11, ASM39032v3, whole genome shotgun sequence encodes:
- the LOC138901711 gene encoding uncharacterized protein, whose amino-acid sequence is MWSEIAGIRGLWEDHWVVGGDFNVVRFESEKLNCTSRSKAMKLFSEIIQDLDVIDLPLHGAQYTWSKGDNCLQASRIDRFLISNEWNDSFNDVRQIALPKVISDHRPIILESGDWDATPSFFKFENMWLQSEEFLGKLKSWWQNYTFTGRADFILIQKLKSLKKDITTWNREEFGKVKTRKNRALEQVAEDRQLTLSEANQMVSIRIEL